The Beijerinckiaceae bacterium RH AL1 genome has a segment encoding these proteins:
- the glgE gene encoding Alpha-1,4-glucan:maltose-1-phosphate maltosyltransferase (ID:RHAL1_02682;~source:Prodigal:2.6), translating to MSVKAGKGKEKASVGAEKKGASKNGMNVETRSWKAAGNDGREDIGAGRVVIEEVVPELDGGRHPIKVVVGADVVVSADIFTDGHEKIGCDVLWRAVDQKEWSRVPMTFIANDRWTATFSPNRNMRHLYTIEAWRDPFASLLDGIEKKRKAGQPLAVEGGEAVALIAEADPRGLDKRAHKMLLSRLERAENGSDAQLDLISSADTQELMKRCGPRHQVSRYDRTLELIVDRKAAIYSSWYELFPRSITDSVDRHGTFRDVINHLPYVRDLGFDVLYFPPISPIGKKNRKGKNNTLTPTESDVGSVYGIGSPDGGHDAIHPELGTIEDFRALVAAAKDHGLEIAIDFAIQCSPDHPWIKEHPEWFQWRPDGTIQYAENPPKKYEDIVNVQFYGASLPSLWRELRDNMLFWVREGVRIIRVDNPHTKPIPFWKWVIAEINRQYPDVIFLAEAFTRPPMMRQLAKVGFQQSYTYFTWRNEKWEIEQYMAELAGKMGDYYRPNFFVNTPDINPVYLQTGGRPAHIVRATLAATLSGNWGVYCGFELCEARPLPGREEYLDSEKYQIRVWDYDRPGNIKDHIRALNMIRHENPALHDFRNAVRLNAYNDNIIAYAKFTPDKTNCIFVMVNLDPFNRQECAYEIPLWEWGLPDSGSVDVEDLLGGYKFTLYGKVNQIALDPFERSAIVWRLAPPAGWKGGK from the coding sequence ATGAGCGTCAAGGCAGGCAAGGGTAAGGAGAAGGCGTCAGTAGGCGCCGAGAAAAAGGGAGCCTCGAAAAACGGCATGAACGTTGAAACGAGATCCTGGAAGGCGGCCGGCAACGACGGTCGCGAGGACATCGGCGCGGGGCGCGTCGTCATCGAGGAGGTCGTGCCGGAGCTCGACGGCGGCCGGCACCCGATCAAGGTGGTGGTCGGCGCAGACGTCGTCGTCAGCGCCGACATCTTCACCGACGGCCACGAGAAGATCGGTTGCGACGTGCTCTGGCGCGCGGTGGACCAGAAGGAATGGTCGCGCGTGCCGATGACGTTCATCGCCAACGATCGTTGGACGGCGACCTTCTCGCCTAATCGCAACATGCGCCACCTCTACACGATCGAGGCGTGGCGCGACCCCTTCGCCTCGCTGCTCGACGGCATCGAGAAGAAGCGCAAGGCGGGACAGCCGCTCGCGGTCGAGGGCGGCGAGGCCGTTGCGCTCATCGCCGAGGCCGATCCGCGCGGGCTCGACAAGCGCGCCCACAAGATGCTGCTGTCGCGTCTCGAGCGGGCAGAGAACGGCTCCGATGCGCAGCTCGACCTCATCTCCTCGGCCGACACGCAGGAGCTGATGAAGCGCTGCGGCCCGCGCCACCAGGTGTCGCGCTACGACCGCACGCTTGAGCTCATCGTCGACCGCAAGGCGGCGATCTACTCGTCCTGGTACGAGCTGTTCCCGCGCTCGATTACCGATTCCGTCGACCGCCACGGCACGTTCCGTGATGTCATCAATCACCTGCCGTATGTGCGCGACCTCGGCTTCGACGTGCTCTACTTCCCGCCGATCTCGCCGATCGGCAAGAAGAATCGCAAGGGCAAGAACAACACGCTGACGCCGACCGAGAGCGACGTCGGCTCGGTCTACGGCATCGGCTCGCCCGACGGCGGCCACGATGCGATCCATCCCGAGCTCGGCACCATCGAGGACTTTCGCGCGCTCGTCGCGGCGGCGAAGGACCATGGCCTCGAGATCGCGATCGACTTCGCGATCCAGTGCTCGCCGGATCACCCGTGGATCAAGGAGCATCCCGAGTGGTTCCAGTGGCGGCCGGACGGCACGATCCAGTACGCCGAGAACCCGCCGAAGAAGTACGAGGACATCGTCAACGTCCAGTTCTACGGCGCCTCGCTGCCGTCGCTGTGGCGCGAGCTGCGCGACAACATGCTGTTCTGGGTGCGCGAGGGCGTGCGCATCATCCGCGTCGACAACCCGCACACCAAGCCGATCCCGTTCTGGAAGTGGGTGATCGCCGAGATCAACCGTCAGTACCCCGACGTCATCTTCCTCGCCGAGGCCTTCACGCGGCCGCCGATGATGCGCCAGCTCGCCAAGGTCGGCTTCCAGCAATCCTACACCTACTTCACGTGGCGCAACGAGAAGTGGGAGATCGAACAATACATGGCCGAGCTGGCCGGCAAGATGGGCGACTACTACCGCCCGAACTTCTTCGTCAACACGCCGGACATCAACCCGGTCTACCTGCAGACCGGCGGCCGACCGGCGCACATCGTGCGCGCCACGCTCGCCGCGACGCTCTCCGGCAACTGGGGTGTCTACTGCGGCTTCGAGCTGTGCGAAGCGCGCCCGCTGCCGGGCCGCGAGGAATATCTCGACTCGGAGAAGTACCAGATCCGCGTGTGGGACTACGATCGCCCCGGCAACATCAAGGACCACATCCGCGCGCTGAACATGATCCGCCACGAGAACCCGGCGCTGCACGACTTCCGCAACGCCGTGCGGCTCAACGCCTACAACGACAACATCATCGCGTACGCGAAATTCACCCCCGACAAGACCAACTGCATCTTCGTGATGGTCAATCTCGATCCCTTCAACCGGCAGGAATGCGCTTACGAGATCCCGCTGTGGGAATGGGGGCTGCCCGATTCCGGCTCGGTCGATGTCGAGGACCTTCTCGGCGGCTACAAGTTCACCCTCTACGGCAAGGTCAACCAGATCGCGCTCGATCCCTTCGAGCGCTCCGCCATCGTGTGGCGCCTGGCACCGCCGGCGGGTTGGAAAGGCGGCAAATGA